The DNA region AATATCTCTACCGACTTTAAAAGCAGCAGTAGTTAAACCTGTAAAACCCATTTCCGGGTTGGCTTCCTTAATTTGTTCAGCAGCTGATGCAACTGACATACCCACATCAGTAATAGCACCAAGAGAACCAATAATAATTCCGGCAAATAACAAACCTCTAATATCAATTAGAAAATCTCCAGTCAATAACATCTGAGCCTCACTACTACTTAAACCTGTTAAATGGGATACATGTCCGATATAATAGGCAACTATACCAGCAATTAATACACCTACACTTGTTCCAATAATGGCAGCAAAAGATTTTGCATTAAAACCACCAATAATAATTAATATTACAAAAATAATTAAGACAGCAGCTATACTGGCAACAGGGATTGGTGAATATCCTTCAAGCAATAATGGTAACATACCCTGGAATATAACAAAAGCTGTTATAGCTAGAGTAATAATTGTTTTTAGACCCTGCATCAAGCCAACTAAAAGTAATAAAACAACAAATCCTATGGCTAGATACAAAAGTCCTCTATCTCGAACTATATCCTGTAGATAAAAATTAACCTGTCCTCCCTGCCTATATGCAGCTATTACAACTTCTGTTCCTTCTTCAAGATAAATATTAGTGTAACGAGCATCACTTATAAAAAGATTATTTATCTCTATAATTCTACCTTCATCTGGACCACTTAACAACAAAACTTCAGCATTCTGTTCCAGTGCTATAAAATCTGATCCCTGATCAATATTTACTACAGAAACAACCCGTCCTCTGTAGTAATCCTCCACACCTTCATCAGTAGCCCCTTGATAAACATTAGCATTTAGTATAAAAGAAAAACTTGTTAATAGTAGTAACAATAAAAAAAATAAGGCAAACTTTTTCTTTCTCATCTTCCCTTCTCAACTCCTGTTATTAAATTATAATAATAAGGCGTTCCTGATCTTATACTAATAATATATTAATTCCGACCAAAAGACATGCTTATTAAAATAATAACATTTATTAAAAGAAAAGTCCACCAAATCTAGCGATAAATCCTCCCAATAAAAAGGAAGTTATTGTAGTTACAGTTAATACCATTAAAGCTATAGAAGCTTTGAATTCTCTAGCCAGAATAGCCAGTACTGCAATACATGGTACATAAAACAGCCCTACAGTTGCTCCTACAAAAAGTTGTAAGTTGCTCAAGTTCATATCAAGTAAAGGAAGAACTGACAATTCCCTACGAACAATACCTAGAACTAAAGGTACTGCAGCTTCCTGTGGTAATCTTAACCATCCTGTAACGATTGGTTGCAATAATTGACCAATATACTCAAAAGCACCAATTTCGTATAAGACAGCAGCTACAGCAATGGCATAAAACATAGTTTTTGCCCCATTAAAAATATAAGTACGTAAGCGTATCCAGATTTTCTTGCCCAATATATTAGCCTTTGGCACTAATAATTCAGGAACTTCTACTACCGTTTCGGGTCTTTCACCATCTATAAAGAAATTAAGAATTAATCCTGAAATAATTATAGCCAGAAAAGAAAGCATAAATAACAGTATAACTAGTAGTATTGATTGTTCTGATAAAAGAGATATAAAAGCTCCAGTTTGTGCCACACAGGGTACACTAAGACAAATCATAGTGGAAACCATCAATCTTTCTTTCTCTGTTGACATAGCCCTGGTAGCAGCTATTCCAGGAATAGCACAACCATAACCAAGTAATAATGGGATAATATTTGCACCAGATAAACCCATCTTACTTAATAAACCATCTAACAAAATCCCCAACCTGGGTAAGTATCCACTATCTTCCAGCAAACTTAAAGCAGTATAAAATGATATAATATAAGGCAAGACCAGAGCAAAGGGCCATTCCAGTCCCTTAATCAAAAATCCATATTCACCTATTAAAATATTCTGTATTAAGCCAGGACTTGTTATGCTCTCAACCATCTGTACTATATACGGAAAAACCAAATTTCTAAAAAAAGGTAAGAGTATATACTGTCTAATTCCCATTCCCAGACCTACAACCACAGCAAAAATTAAAGATAATATTATAATTGCTAAAGGAATACCGGGCCATGGCTGTACTAATAATTCTCCCCATTTTTCACGATTTAAGAACGTTCTTTCCTTCACATTCTTCTTTAATAATACGGCTAATTCTTCAGCCAGTGACCAACTTGCCTCAATATTGTAGTCAATATTTTGATCTGGCTCATTGATTTTTGCTTTAATTTTATCTTTCAGTATTTCGAAGCCTTCCCCACGTATTGCTACTGTTGGAACTACTTCAATTCCTAGTTTTTCACTTAATAATTCTATATCAATACTATAACCCTTTTCTTCTGCTATATCTACTCTATTTAAGGCAACAATAGTCGGTAGATTTCTTTCTAATATTTGCAATAATAAATACAAACTACTTTCAATATTGTTAGCATCAAGTACACAAATAACCATTTCTGGATTTTGGGAAAGAATTTCAACTGCCACTTCTTCTGCCTGATTGGTGGCATCAAGGGTATATGTACCTGGAACATCTATCAGGCTCACCTTTTGATTAGCTAAATACATATTTCCTACTTTAAAATCAACAGTTGTTCCAGCGTAATTAGCAATAGCAACATCAAGACCAGTAAGACGATTAAAGAATACACTTTTTCCTACATTTGGTGGGCCAATTAATAGTACTTTTTTTTCATTATCTACTAGTTTACTTGCTTTCATATAATCTAACTCCTATATAACTTTATATTTTTAGCTATTTTCTTATCAATTGCTACGCTTCTTCCTTCTATATTTACAACTATAGGACCGCCAAAGATTTGTTTTGACTTTACTTTAAGACGTTTCCCTTCCCTAAGTCCTAAAGGAGCCAACAAAAGATTTTCCGGAGTAGCAAGAATCAAGGCCTCTTCACCTTTTCTTAATTCCTGTAAATTTAAAGTGCTTTCTTTTACTGCGTTTTCCTGATATGAGATCATTTCTCTTAATTTTCCTTCACTAACACTCATCTTTAATACACCCCTTTTTCTTGTATTCTATCAAAAGACTTTCTTTAGCAATACTCTGTTTTATGCCTCTTATATTCAAATTTTCAAATTCAAGATTATTAATATTATCAACTATTTTCCTGATCTCTTCTTCCTGTACACGAGGATATACAATTGATAAATATGAACGTGGATTTCTAAAGATAATTTTTTGTCCAGGCTTTAAAGATTTTAATAAATCTTTAATGACATCTTCTTTCGGTACAATATGCAAGGAAAGCCAAATTGCATCATATTTACTAATATCAACTTCTTTTCCATCCATATTTTTTATTTCAATTTTATCATTCAATGATAGTCTATCTATCAATTTATTAGATGCTTTAATAGCTTTTTGATTATTATCAATTCCTGTAACTGAATAACCGTTTTCAGCAAGAAAAATAGCTGTCATTGGTAAAGGACCACTACCAATATGAAGGATATTCAAGCCTTCCTTTAAATCTGCCATGGCAGTTTCTCTTTCCATAAGGCTATTATAAAATAATTTGCGATACATATTTCCGAATAAAGGCCAAGAACTACCAAGATATTCAAAAGATTGAACTATTCTCAAGAATAACTTAATTGTCTTAACCATTGGCCTGGAGTATAAGTCTTTTAAGGAAAAAGTGTTGAATAGATGCAAATTATTAAGCCCCTTTTCTTGTGACATTAATTCAACCTCTTTAGTCTTTTATCTACTCTGTCTGTTTTTTAGAGAATAAATTGATATTCTCTCTAGATAAAAAATAAGCTGTAGCTATTGATTGAAGTATCAATGGAAACCAGAAAGTTATCAAACGAAGCATTAACGCTGCTGCCATGCCTTCAGCAAATAAATAAGCATTTAGACTGAAAATAAATGCAGCACTACCTTCAAAAGTCCCCAGTCCTCCTGGTGTTAAAGGTAAAATACTTATTAAATAGGCAGTATATGTTACAACTGTTATGAAAACAAAACTAAGTTCAAAACCCAACGCTAAACTAATAATATATAATTTTACTGGATAGAGTATCCAGACAAGTAATGAAATCAAGAATAAGAATATAGCTTCATTAGGAGCTAATACCTTCCTTGATTGACTTATAGCTCTTTGAATAAAAACAATAAATCCAGTTATTTTATTAAAAATCTTATTATCACTATCTTTATCTATTAAACTACCTGCTTTAGAAAAGATATAGAAAATCATGATAAACAGGAAGAAAAAAGCTAAAAAGCTTATATATACAATAGTAGGCAAAACAAAAGAAAATGAAGATATTATTAGAGCCAGCATACATAAAATAATAAAAGGTAATAAAGAGAAATATTTATGAGTCATCACAATTGTAGCAAGACTTTGATATGATAAACTCGTCTCTTTTCGTAATAAATATACCTTAGCAGCTTCACCGCCTAACTTAGAAGAAGGTGTCACACTTTCTACAAAAGAAGCACTTAGATTTATTAGAAGAATCCTCAGGTAAGAAAGATTTTTACTTTTCTTAGATAATAGAAAAAACCACTGATATGCT from Halanaerobiaceae bacterium ANBcell28 includes:
- a CDS encoding YibE/F family protein → MRKKKFALFFLLLLLLTSFSFILNANVYQGATDEGVEDYYRGRVVSVVNIDQGSDFIALEQNAEVLLLSGPDEGRIIEINNLFISDARYTNIYLEEGTEVVIAAYRQGGQVNFYLQDIVRDRGLLYLAIGFVVLLLLVGLMQGLKTIITLAITAFVIFQGMLPLLLEGYSPIPVASIAAVLIIFVILIIIGGFNAKSFAAIIGTSVGVLIAGIVAYYIGHVSHLTGLSSSEAQMLLTGDFLIDIRGLLFAGIIIGSLGAITDVGMSVASAAEQIKEANPEMGFTGLTTAAFKVGRDIMGTMANTLILAYVGGSIHLLLLIQRYEVNWLRIINMDMIATEVVRGLAGSIGLIISIPITAVVAGYMMSKKKVSLSDKV
- a CDS encoding ferrous iron transporter B, giving the protein MKASKLVDNEKKVLLIGPPNVGKSVFFNRLTGLDVAIANYAGTTVDFKVGNMYLANQKVSLIDVPGTYTLDATNQAEEVAVEILSQNPEMVICVLDANNIESSLYLLLQILERNLPTIVALNRVDIAEEKGYSIDIELLSEKLGIEVVPTVAIRGEGFEILKDKIKAKINEPDQNIDYNIEASWSLAEELAVLLKKNVKERTFLNREKWGELLVQPWPGIPLAIIILSLIFAVVVGLGMGIRQYILLPFFRNLVFPYIVQMVESITSPGLIQNILIGEYGFLIKGLEWPFALVLPYIISFYTALSLLEDSGYLPRLGILLDGLLSKMGLSGANIIPLLLGYGCAIPGIAATRAMSTEKERLMVSTMICLSVPCVAQTGAFISLLSEQSILLVILLFMLSFLAIIISGLILNFFIDGERPETVVEVPELLVPKANILGKKIWIRLRTYIFNGAKTMFYAIAVAAVLYEIGAFEYIGQLLQPIVTGWLRLPQEAAVPLVLGIVRRELSVLPLLDMNLSNLQLFVGATVGLFYVPCIAVLAILAREFKASIALMVLTVTTITSFLLGGFIARFGGLFF
- a CDS encoding FeoA family protein, producing the protein MSVSEGKLREMISYQENAVKESTLNLQELRKGEEALILATPENLLLAPLGLREGKRLKVKSKQIFGGPIVVNIEGRSVAIDKKIAKNIKLYRS
- a CDS encoding nicotianamine synthase family protein, translated to MSQEKGLNNLHLFNTFSLKDLYSRPMVKTIKLFLRIVQSFEYLGSSWPLFGNMYRKLFYNSLMERETAMADLKEGLNILHIGSGPLPMTAIFLAENGYSVTGIDNNQKAIKASNKLIDRLSLNDKIEIKNMDGKEVDISKYDAIWLSLHIVPKEDVIKDLLKSLKPGQKIIFRNPRSYLSIVYPRVQEEEIRKIVDNINNLEFENLNIRGIKQSIAKESLLIEYKKKGCIKDEC
- a CDS encoding lysylphosphatidylglycerol synthase transmembrane domain-containing protein, whose translation is MINKKTILWFIGIWIITILIINSGWSEIKNSIMNINPPILLALALLQLFTLALTAYQWFFLLSKKSKNLSYLRILLINLSASFVESVTPSSKLGGEAAKVYLLRKETSLSYQSLATIVMTHKYFSLLPFIILCMLALIISSFSFVLPTIVYISFLAFFFLFIMIFYIFSKAGSLIDKDSDNKIFNKITGFIVFIQRAISQSRKVLAPNEAIFLFLISLLVWILYPVKLYIISLALGFELSFVFITVVTYTAYLISILPLTPGGLGTFEGSAAFIFSLNAYLFAEGMAAALMLRLITFWFPLILQSIATAYFLSRENINLFSKKQTE